In Antechinus flavipes isolate AdamAnt ecotype Samford, QLD, Australia chromosome 3, AdamAnt_v2, whole genome shotgun sequence, a genomic segment contains:
- the WDR45 gene encoding WD repeat domain phosphoinositide-interacting protein 4 — protein sequence MAQKPQLRGMTSLRFNQDQSCFCCAMETGVRIYNVEPLMEKGHLDHEQVGSVALVEMLHRSNLLAIVGGGGSPKFSEISVLVWDDAREGRDSQDKLVLEFTFTKPALAVRMRHDKIVIVLRNRIYVYSFPNDPQKLFEFDTRDNPKGLCDLCPSLEKQLLVFPGHKCGSLQLVDLASTKPGTSSAPFTINAHQSEVACVSLNQPGTVVASASQKGTLIRLFDTQTKEKLVELRRGTDPATLYCINFSHDSSFLCASSDKGTVHVFALKDTRLNRRSALARVGKVGPMIGQYVDSQWSLASFTVPAESACICAFGRNTSKNVNSVIAICVDGTFHKYVFTPDGNCNREAFDVYLDICDDDDF from the coding sequence ATGGCTCAGAAGCCGCAGCTCCGCGGAATGACCAGCCTGCGCTTCAACCAGGACcagagttgtttttgttgtgCCATGGAGACAGGCGTCCGGATCTACAACGTGGAGCCGCTGATGGAGAAGGGTCACCTGGATCACGAGCAGGTGGGCAGCGTGGCGCTGGTGGAGATGCTCCACCGCTCCAATCTGCTGGCCATAGTGGGCGGCGGCGGCAGCCCCAAGTTCTCCGAGATCTCGGTGCTAGTGTGGGACGACGCCCGCGAGGGCCGAGATAGCCAGGACAAACTGGTGCTCGAGTTTACCTTCACCAAGCCCGCCCTGGCCGTGCGCATGCGGCACGACAAGATCGTCATCGTCCTGCGAAACCGCATCTACGTCTACTCTTTCCCCAACGACCCGCAGAAGCTATTCGAGTTCGACACCCGAGACAACCCCAAGGGCCTGTGCGACCTCTGCCCCAGCCTGGAAAAGCAATTGCTGGTGTTCCCGGGCCACAAGTGCGGCAGCCTCCAGCTCGTGGACCTGGCGAGCACCAAGCCCGGCACTTCGTCGGCACCCTTCACCATCAATGCGCACCAGAGCGAGGTGGCCTGCGTGTCCCTCAACCAGCCGGGCACCGTGGTGGCGTCCGCCTCGCAGAAAGGCACCCTCATCCGCCTCTTCGACACACAGACCAAGGAGAAGCTGGTGGAGCTGCGGCGCGGCACCGATCCGGCCACCCTCTACTGCATCAACTTCAGCCACGACTCCTCCTTCCTCTGCGCCTCCAGTGACAAGGGCACCGTCCATGTCTTCGCCCTGAAAGACACCAGACTCAACCGAAGATCCGCCCTGGCTCGAGTGGGCAAGGTGGGCCCCATGATCGGCCAGTACGTGGACTCGCAGTGGAGCTTGGCCAGCTTCACCGTCCCCGCCGAGTCCGCCTGCATCTGTGCTTTTGGCCGGAACACGTCCAAGAACGTCAACTCCGTCATTGCCATCTGCGTGGACGGTACCTTCCACAAGTACGTCTTCACCCCCGATGGGAACTGTAACCGGGAGGCCTTCGATGTGTACTTGGACATCTGCGACGACGATGACTTCTGA